The Hevea brasiliensis isolate MT/VB/25A 57/8 chromosome 1, ASM3005281v1, whole genome shotgun sequence genome has a window encoding:
- the LOC110646826 gene encoding UDP-glycosyltransferase 86A2 encodes MAEKHKKPHAIVFAYPLQGHIVPVVHLALKLASHGFTITFINTHSIHNHTSKAHPKTGAELFAKARESGLDIRYTTISDGLPVEFDRSLNHDQFLAALLHVFSAHAEEVVAKIVASGEDVHCLIADTFFVWPSKIAKKFDLVHVSFWTEPALVFTLYYHWDLLRLNGHFDCQDCREDAIDYIPGVKAIEPKDTTSYLQETDTTSICHQIIYSCFIDTKNADFVLCNTVQELEHDTISALQAKIPYYAIGPIFPNDFSKTIVATSLWSESQCTKWLDKRPHASVLYVSFGSYAHVTKNDLVEIASGLSLSKVSFVLVLRPDVVSSDDADPLPVGFKEEVADRAIVIPWCTQREVLAHPAIGGFLTHCGWNSILESIWCEVPLLCFPLYTDQFTNRKLVVDDWKIGINLSNKKVISKEEVSDNINRLMCGESKDEFKNRIKEIKKTLESAVSPSGSSEKNMLQFIKDLEAKIEKIAHAKNSNCNGHV; translated from the exons ATGGCAGAAAAACACAAGAAGCCTCATGCAATCGTCTTCGCTTACCCTCTCCAAGGTCATATAGTCCCAGTTGTCCACCTTGCTCTGAAGTTGGCCTCCCATGGTTTCACCATCACCTTCATCAACACCCACTCCATCCACAATCACACCTCCAAGGCCCATCCCAAAACTGGTGCAGAGTTGTTTGCCAAGGCCCGCGAATCAGGTCTGGACATCCGCTACACCACCATCTCTGATGGGCTTCCTGTTGAGTTCGACCGATCATTGAACCATGACCAGTTCTTGGCAGCTCTATTGCATGTGTTCTCAGCTCATGCAGAGGAGGTGGTGGCTAAGATTGTTGCTTCTGGAGAGGATGTTCATTGTTTGATTGCTGATACCTTTTTTGTATGGCCTTCAAAGATTGCCAAGAAATTTGATTTGGTTCATGTTTCTTTCTGGACAGAACCTGCTTTGGTATTTACTTTGTATTATCACTGGGATCTTCTAAGGTTAAATGGTCATTTTGATTGCCAAG ATTGCCGCGAGGATGCCATAGATTACATACCAGGAGTGAAGGCAATCGAACCAAAGGATACGACGTCGTATCTTCAAGAAACAGATACGACATCTATTTGCCACCAAATTATTTATAGCTGTTTCATTGACACTAAAAATGCAGATTTTGTTTTATGCAATACAGTGCAAGAACTTGAACATGACACCATATCAGCTCTGCAAGCCAAAATTCCATACTATGCAATTGGACCCATTTTCCCTAATGACTTTTCCAAGACCATTGTAGCCACCAGCCTGTGGTCCGAGTCACAATGCACCAAGTGGCTAGACAAAAGGCCACATGCCTCAGTGTTGTACGTATCATTTGGCAGCTATGCCCATGTTACAAAAAATGACCTTGTAGAGATAGCAAGTGGGCTTTCCCTAAGCAAAGTGAGTTTTGTTTTGGTGCTTCGACCTGATGTTGTGAGCTCAGATGATGCTGATCCATTGCCCGTCGGATTCAAAGAAGAGGTTGCTGACCGTGCGATTGTTATACCTTGGTGCACTCAGAGAGAAGTCTTGGCCCACCCAGCAATCGGAGGGTTCCTAACCCATTGTGGGTGGAATTCCATATTAGAAAGCATATGGTGTGAAGTACCATTATTGTGTTTCCCTCTGTATACTGATCAATTCACAAATAGGAAATTAGTGGTTGATGATTGGAAGATTGGGATTAATTTGAGTAATAAGAAGGTGATCAGCAAAGAGGAAGTTTCAGATAATATTAACCGTCTGATGTGTGGAGAATCAAAGGATGAATTCAAGAACAGGATCAAGGAGATCAAGAAGACACTGGAAAGTGCAGTGTCACCTAGTGGATCATCAGAGAAAAATATGTTACAATTCATCAAGGACTTGGAGGCTAAGATCGAAAAGATAGCCCATGCCAAGAACTCCAACTGCAATGGCCATGTGTAA